Proteins from a single region of Nitrososphaerales archaeon:
- a CDS encoding SPFH domain-containing protein: protein MFGKKPSDIPATGGSVLGSTTINWEDQFKQGSVLWKVPRNIRLNDNIVVREDEIAVFYRDGKVLTYFDQPNRYALTDFNAPVVGRLLKFFTGVVQQAEVYYVPKRYLDGKFGSTQPYQFTDPTFGVVNLRVFGEYRWKVSSPELFINTFVGTFNADTSDDVESRVKEQMVILIYNALGKMKQGGLKVTDLAANLTNIEQEVLAVAPDHLGQYGIEINKISGLTVSLPDEVQKAIDTRSQMSVLGVNYMQYQTGQAIEDAAKNPSGGAGVFAGLGAGLGAGAAIGGQMGQSMAQGQSKSCPNCGTLMPLNTKFCPNCGTSMAQPQGGSPSGTKAKFCPECGTAVGADTKFCPNCGKQL, encoded by the coding sequence TTGTTCGGGAAGAAGCCGAGTGACATACCGGCCACGGGAGGCAGCGTCCTCGGGTCAACCACGATAAACTGGGAGGACCAGTTCAAGCAGGGCAGCGTCCTCTGGAAGGTCCCGCGGAACATCAGGCTCAACGACAACATAGTAGTGAGGGAGGACGAGATTGCGGTCTTCTACAGGGACGGAAAGGTCCTCACGTACTTCGACCAGCCGAACAGGTATGCACTCACGGACTTCAACGCTCCTGTGGTGGGCAGGCTTCTGAAGTTCTTCACAGGGGTCGTCCAGCAGGCCGAGGTGTACTACGTCCCGAAGAGGTACCTTGACGGAAAGTTCGGCAGCACCCAGCCGTACCAGTTCACTGACCCGACGTTCGGGGTCGTCAACCTCAGGGTCTTCGGGGAGTACAGGTGGAAGGTCTCGTCGCCTGAGCTGTTCATCAACACTTTCGTGGGCACCTTCAACGCAGACACGTCAGACGACGTGGAGTCGAGGGTGAAGGAGCAGATGGTCATCCTGATCTACAACGCCCTGGGCAAGATGAAGCAGGGAGGGCTGAAGGTCACGGACCTTGCCGCCAACCTGACGAACATAGAGCAGGAAGTCCTCGCTGTGGCGCCTGACCACCTCGGGCAGTATGGCATAGAGATCAACAAAATCTCTGGGTTGACTGTGAGCCTGCCCGACGAGGTGCAGAAGGCTATCGATACGAGGTCGCAGATGTCAGTGCTCGGCGTCAACTACATGCAGTACCAGACCGGCCAGGCGATCGAAGACGCTGCAAAGAATCCGTCGGGAGGCGCTGGAGTATTCGCCGGACTGGGTGCGGGACTCGGCGCTGGAGCAGCGATTGGCGGGCAGATGGGCCAGAGCATGGCGCAGGGTCAGAGCAAGAGCTGTCCGAACTGCGGAACGCTGATGCCTCTCAACACGAAGTTCTGCCCGAACTGCGGCACAAGCATGGCGCAGCCTCAGGGAGGATCTCCCTCTGGTACGAAGGCGAAGTTCTGCCCGGAGTGCGGGACGGCCGTGGGCGCGGACACGAAGTTCTGTCCGAACTGCGGAAAGCAACTCTAG
- a CDS encoding DUF72 domain-containing protein, producing MDLEAKLRIGCSGWSYKDWSGSFYPKGLQPKDYLKFYSGVFNCVEIDSSFYRIPNQFMISQWKNNSPGGFVFSPKLPKKITHDNKLENSESTLTYFYSMMSKLGDKLGPIAVQLPPSVKLSTHLDTMKTFLNQLSPDFRHAIEFRHKSWFSPEVYRLLEKSNVAMVWSLNQYVETPPEVTADFVYLRMVGDREITEFTSIQRDRSEEMKRWASAVEEKSGDFERGYIFFNNHFAGFSPESANEFRRLLGLMELDWHAGGSGQQTLLGS from the coding sequence TTGGACCTCGAGGCGAAGCTTCGGATTGGTTGCAGTGGCTGGTCATACAAGGATTGGAGCGGGTCCTTCTATCCGAAAGGGCTACAGCCGAAAGACTATCTGAAGTTCTACTCGGGCGTCTTCAACTGCGTTGAGATCGATTCCAGTTTCTATAGAATCCCCAATCAATTCATGATCAGCCAGTGGAAGAACAATTCGCCCGGTGGGTTCGTCTTCTCGCCGAAGCTACCAAAGAAGATAACGCACGACAACAAGCTCGAGAACTCCGAGTCCACGCTCACGTACTTCTACAGCATGATGAGCAAGCTGGGGGACAAGCTCGGCCCGATAGCAGTGCAGCTCCCGCCGTCGGTCAAGCTCAGCACGCACTTGGACACAATGAAGACCTTCCTGAACCAGCTCAGCCCTGACTTCCGCCACGCAATCGAGTTCAGGCACAAGTCGTGGTTCTCGCCAGAAGTCTATCGGCTCCTGGAGAAGAGCAACGTGGCGATGGTGTGGTCTCTGAACCAGTACGTCGAGACCCCGCCCGAGGTCACTGCCGACTTCGTCTACCTCAGGATGGTCGGTGACAGGGAGATCACAGAGTTCACCAGCATCCAGAGGGACAGGTCGGAGGAGATGAAGCGGTGGGCCTCGGCGGTCGAGGAGAAGTCGGGTGACTTCGAGCGCGGTTACATCTTCTTCAACAACCACTTCGCGGGGTTCAGCCCCGAATCCGCGAACGAGTTCAGGAGACTCCTGGGGCTAATGGAGCTTGACTGGCATGCAGGGGGGTCAGGCCAGCAGACACTCCTCGGCTCTTGA
- a CDS encoding zinc ribbon domain-containing protein translates to MFCPKCGTQLPDQAAFCYKCGVKIGLVTQPQSGGSGSGQVIAPSGTTQLKCPSCGAPIAPKFGEMIITCAYCGSSVSLANDGWRSIQKHTMLPLKFSSQDDVLKIVHGQIDRGLLHRHLMEQSTMEEMNLALVPYWLIPVSARTSLVAVDMAAEAGSIATTALLAGMLGGAMGGRRGGGGAMMGGVLLGTMMGGGMGGGQGTKRAYQMDNDYNYPVVALKALTEYQPKEYQFQLADRALFDATKVKGVKVMNGDVGEDTAKYQAKTMVDQLQSEKAHAAHHMIQQLSTESDLGEGELLHAPVWFVRYDHKGTKIALVVDGNSGGIINSIGL, encoded by the coding sequence ATGTTCTGCCCGAAGTGCGGCACACAGCTGCCCGATCAGGCCGCGTTCTGCTACAAGTGCGGTGTGAAGATCGGGCTGGTCACGCAGCCCCAGTCCGGAGGGAGCGGCAGCGGTCAGGTAATCGCCCCGAGCGGCACTACGCAGCTGAAGTGTCCCAGCTGCGGCGCTCCGATCGCGCCCAAGTTCGGCGAGATGATAATCACCTGCGCGTACTGCGGGAGCAGCGTCTCGCTTGCCAACGACGGATGGAGAAGCATCCAGAAGCACACGATGCTGCCCTTGAAGTTCTCGTCACAAGATGATGTCCTGAAGATAGTTCATGGCCAAATTGACAGGGGACTCCTGCACAGGCACCTGATGGAACAGTCCACGATGGAGGAGATGAACCTGGCGCTGGTCCCCTACTGGCTGATCCCCGTGTCTGCCAGGACGTCGCTCGTGGCAGTCGACATGGCGGCCGAGGCTGGTTCAATCGCAACCACGGCGTTGCTTGCTGGGATGCTCGGGGGCGCGATGGGAGGCAGGAGGGGAGGAGGCGGAGCTATGATGGGCGGGGTCCTGCTCGGTACGATGATGGGAGGGGGGATGGGCGGGGGGCAGGGCACGAAGCGGGCTTATCAGATGGACAATGACTACAATTACCCCGTCGTCGCGCTGAAGGCCCTGACCGAGTACCAACCGAAGGAGTATCAATTCCAACTTGCAGACAGGGCTCTCTTCGACGCCACCAAGGTCAAGGGTGTCAAGGTCATGAACGGGGACGTTGGCGAGGACACGGCGAAGTACCAGGCCAAGACGATGGTCGACCAGCTGCAGTCGGAGAAGGCGCACGCTGCCCACCACATGATCCAGCAGCTTTCAACGGAGTCGGACCTGGGCGAAGGGGAGCTGCTTCACGCGCCAGTCTGGTTCGTCAGGTACGACCACAAGGGCACCAAGATAGCTCTGGTGGTCGACGGCAACTCGGGCGGCATCATCAACAGCATCGGGCTGTAG
- a CDS encoding amidohydrolase family protein, which translates to MAGVLRISNARLRGREGAWDITVEGGKIAKFSRHSARYGAPAFDAAGCLVTESFVIAHLHLDKVRTAERASAEALARYQEGRMDTRRSIALASEVKKGYSRNEIIARARRAVEESLEYGVTHMRAFADTDTKSRLEAVKALMVLREEFKGRVEIQVVAFPQEGIEADPGAEEYVERAIELGADVVGGIPWLERSEDRQRRHIDKMFAIAKRHDRHLAMLVDDAGDAKLKTLEMLASKTIKEKWFGKVEACHARAMQLYSDRYARRVAGLCATAGIGVVSSPHTGPLHTSIDVLRRAGVTVALGQDDCSDAYYPYGRCDMLEVAFLASHLLRKMGPEETEELYDMITVGPAKIIGVGGFGLKVGNPANLVVLGQRTVREAFAYHERPRLVVSHGNAVGRQPYD; encoded by the coding sequence GTGGCAGGAGTCCTGAGGATTTCGAACGCCCGCCTCCGAGGGAGAGAAGGGGCGTGGGACATAACGGTAGAGGGAGGCAAGATAGCGAAGTTCTCGAGGCACTCGGCCAGGTACGGGGCCCCTGCGTTTGACGCAGCTGGATGCCTGGTCACCGAGTCGTTCGTCATTGCGCATCTTCACTTGGACAAGGTCAGGACAGCGGAAAGGGCCTCGGCAGAGGCGCTGGCGCGATATCAAGAAGGCCGGATGGACACGAGGAGGAGCATCGCACTCGCCTCCGAGGTGAAGAAGGGATACAGCAGAAATGAGATAATTGCGAGGGCGAGGAGGGCAGTCGAGGAGTCACTGGAATACGGCGTCACCCACATGAGGGCATTCGCCGACACGGACACCAAGAGCAGACTGGAGGCCGTGAAAGCACTGATGGTGCTGAGGGAGGAGTTCAAAGGGAGAGTGGAGATTCAGGTCGTGGCTTTCCCGCAGGAAGGAATAGAGGCAGACCCTGGAGCGGAGGAGTACGTCGAGAGAGCGATAGAACTCGGTGCGGACGTGGTGGGCGGAATCCCATGGCTTGAACGCAGCGAAGACCGACAACGGAGACACATAGACAAGATGTTCGCCATCGCCAAGAGGCACGACAGGCACCTGGCGATGCTCGTCGACGACGCAGGCGACGCAAAGCTGAAGACGCTGGAGATGCTGGCTTCCAAGACAATCAAGGAGAAGTGGTTCGGGAAGGTCGAGGCGTGCCACGCGAGGGCGATGCAGCTGTACTCCGACAGGTACGCCAGGAGGGTCGCCGGTCTCTGCGCAACGGCAGGAATCGGTGTTGTCAGCAGCCCCCACACAGGTCCCCTACACACTAGCATAGACGTCCTGAGAAGAGCTGGTGTGACTGTCGCGCTCGGTCAGGACGACTGTTCGGACGCGTACTACCCTTACGGTAGATGTGACATGCTGGAAGTGGCGTTCCTGGCCTCGCACCTACTCAGGAAGATGGGGCCCGAGGAGACGGAAGAACTGTATGACATGATAACCGTCGGACCTGCGAAGATAATCGGTGTGGGGGGATTCGGTCTGAAGGTCGGAAACCCAGCGAACCTTGTTGTCCTTGGCCAGAGAACGGTCCGGGAGGCATTCGCATACCACGAAAGGCCAAGGCTCGTAGTCAGCCACGGCAATGCTGTCGGCCGGCAGCCGTACGATTGA
- a CDS encoding MFS transporter, with amino-acid sequence MACSINTAQCRAKLLIYLSFVPGLAIGFIYTDLSFFLTTVRGFSALFMGLVIMVMGMTTVVTAIPLGILADRYGRRKFLIVGNILASVTLAAFALTTNEILLIAAAVVEGTTEAAFASAGTALLAEKAGDRSRTAAFSLSSFLGNMAWGLGGFAIPVVVVIESLGFSSTQSHIFLYVVLAAMSLAVTPLLLRVGESRTSEKTKSLREFLPRKSRGVILRYAATSLLVAFGAGLFVPLMTQWFKFAFGVSDAVSGPVIGISGFLIAAATLGAPNLARRLGVVRAIVLTEGLSMVFMVAVPLSPSFPIAGGVYIIRSFLMNVAGPLSTSLIMGLVDPSERGAASGLSAAIWRFPNSLGAGIGGALMGAGFLALPFYIASVLYIAAIALFWVLFRDAKLPEETPNPS; translated from the coding sequence TTGGCATGCTCAATCAATACCGCTCAATGCCGAGCCAAGCTTCTGATTTACCTCAGCTTCGTGCCCGGCCTCGCAATCGGATTCATCTACACTGACCTGTCTTTCTTCCTCACCACAGTGCGAGGGTTCTCCGCGCTCTTCATGGGTCTGGTGATCATGGTGATGGGGATGACCACGGTTGTGACGGCGATACCACTTGGCATCTTGGCCGACAGGTACGGCAGAAGAAAGTTCCTAATCGTCGGGAACATTCTGGCGAGCGTTACCCTGGCTGCGTTTGCGCTGACGACGAATGAGATTCTGTTGATTGCGGCTGCGGTCGTCGAAGGGACCACGGAAGCCGCATTCGCTTCAGCTGGAACGGCTCTGCTCGCCGAGAAGGCGGGGGACAGGAGCAGGACGGCTGCGTTCTCACTGTCATCCTTCCTTGGAAACATGGCGTGGGGGCTGGGAGGGTTCGCGATACCCGTCGTCGTCGTCATAGAGTCGCTGGGTTTCAGCTCGACACAGTCTCACATCTTCCTGTACGTCGTTCTGGCGGCCATGAGCCTCGCCGTCACCCCGCTCCTCCTGAGGGTGGGAGAGTCACGGACCTCGGAGAAGACTAAGAGCTTGAGGGAATTCCTACCGCGGAAGTCGAGGGGAGTCATACTCAGGTACGCCGCTACGTCTCTGCTTGTCGCGTTTGGGGCGGGGCTCTTTGTCCCGCTGATGACACAGTGGTTCAAGTTCGCCTTCGGAGTCTCGGACGCCGTGAGCGGACCAGTGATAGGAATCTCCGGATTCCTCATTGCCGCGGCGACGCTGGGAGCTCCCAACCTCGCAAGGAGGCTTGGCGTGGTGAGGGCGATAGTCCTGACGGAAGGCCTCTCCATGGTCTTCATGGTCGCAGTCCCTCTCTCCCCCTCCTTCCCAATCGCAGGCGGAGTCTACATCATCAGGAGCTTCCTCATGAACGTGGCTGGTCCCCTCTCCACCTCGCTAATCATGGGTCTTGTCGATCCGAGCGAAAGGGGGGCGGCTTCGGGCCTGAGCGCGGCAATCTGGAGATTTCCGAATTCCCTTGGCGCTGGCATAGGGGGCGCCCTCATGGGTGCGGGGTTTCTCGCGCTGCCATTCTACATCGCGTCCGTGCTGTACATCGCGGCTATCGCCCTCTTCTGGGTCCTATTCCGAGACGCAAAGCTCCCAGAGGAGACTCCGAATCCGAGCTAG
- a CDS encoding helical backbone metal receptor, translating to MVELFSEILGKTVVVPDRPKRIVSFSPAVTETLFGLGLEDSIVGVSAFCAKPPAAKLKRHVGSYNTVSYELLDDLKPDLIFTVMGYQRDFALRLSQRYPVYPVELPVSVAGIVDMVVKVGLVAAAPEKARELSRALLGHLASIGRRKGLTAYVEIDLGGPVSFGAHSYITDAINLLGSASLFEKERVEWLTPDLGKVRAADPDVIIYEPKMFSKFESSDLEELIGSRSWRDMRAVRAGNLFVTPGPLDFIAHHGPSFITDAVPWLGDKLDEAAARV from the coding sequence ATGGTCGAGCTGTTTAGTGAAATACTAGGGAAGACGGTGGTCGTCCCAGACAGACCCAAGCGAATCGTGAGCTTCAGCCCGGCAGTGACCGAGACACTATTCGGACTCGGGCTCGAGGACTCGATTGTCGGAGTCAGTGCCTTCTGCGCCAAGCCCCCGGCAGCGAAACTCAAGCGGCACGTCGGAAGCTACAACACGGTCAGCTATGAGCTCCTAGACGACCTGAAGCCGGACCTGATCTTCACAGTCATGGGGTATCAGAGAGACTTCGCACTGAGGCTTTCGCAAAGATACCCTGTCTACCCAGTGGAGCTGCCCGTGTCAGTCGCAGGCATAGTCGACATGGTGGTCAAGGTTGGTCTCGTGGCGGCCGCTCCTGAGAAGGCTCGTGAGCTTTCGCGCGCCCTCCTGGGACACCTCGCCAGCATCGGCAGGCGAAAGGGGCTGACAGCCTACGTCGAGATTGACCTTGGCGGGCCTGTCTCGTTCGGGGCGCACAGCTACATCACCGACGCCATCAATCTCCTCGGCTCGGCCAGCCTCTTCGAGAAGGAGCGAGTAGAGTGGCTCACCCCTGACCTTGGCAAGGTTCGTGCCGCGGATCCTGACGTGATCATCTACGAGCCGAAGATGTTCTCAAAGTTCGAATCGAGTGACTTGGAAGAGTTGATCGGGTCCAGGAGTTGGAGGGACATGCGTGCTGTCAGAGCAGGAAACCTGTTCGTCACGCCTGGGCCTCTCGACTTCATCGCGCACCACGGCCCGAGCTTCATCACGGACGCGGTCCCTTGGTTGGGTGACAAGCTGGACGAAGCGGCTGCGAGAGTGTAG
- a CDS encoding OsmC family protein, with the protein MSNKDELVGTIKEHIRKRNEAKDAKFLFGAERVDLRRVDHLKFEARKKHFTFLVDEPADRGGTDEAPNPLAYFMAGAASCLLNQYATLAISKDIPLTDLELTARGHFNRILGGAFEEMVYDIRLSSTATTDEILSLSKEAERMCYAHNTLKKARVKMVTNLFQNGKQVS; encoded by the coding sequence ATGTCAAACAAAGACGAACTTGTCGGAACCATCAAGGAGCACATCAGGAAGCGCAACGAGGCCAAGGACGCCAAGTTCCTCTTCGGCGCCGAGAGGGTCGACCTCAGGAGGGTCGATCACCTGAAGTTCGAAGCTCGCAAGAAACACTTCACCTTCCTCGTCGACGAGCCCGCCGACCGAGGAGGCACGGATGAGGCACCCAACCCGCTCGCCTACTTCATGGCTGGGGCAGCCTCCTGCCTGCTGAACCAGTACGCCACACTCGCAATATCCAAGGACATCCCCCTGACGGACCTAGAACTGACTGCGAGGGGCCACTTCAACAGGATACTCGGCGGTGCCTTCGAGGAGATGGTCTACGACATCAGGTTGTCCAGCACTGCAACAACAGATGAAATCCTGAGCCTGTCGAAGGAGGCAGAGAGGATGTGCTACGCCCACAACACGCTGAAGAAGGCCAGAGTCAAGATGGTCACGAACCTCTTCCAGAACGGGAAGCAGGTCTCCTGA
- the dinB gene encoding DNA polymerase IV, whose product MSREMRIVFHIDLDAFYVSVETRENPKLGGLPVVVGADPEGGKGRGVVVACSYEARKFGLRSGMPISTAYRLCPQAVYIRPNWELYERASEEVMGTLRQLADAFEQASIDEAFLDVSKRAGSVGEATELAADVKRKVKELHKLTCSIGVAPNKSSAKIASDRMKPDGLTVVPFDNVEGFLAPLPVAVVPGIGRKTQEFLKEKGIETVGQLQQLPGKQLVSWFGKNGVWLWGVIHGQENTEVKQQELPKSLSVERTFKQDVADFRVVRGEADEAAAELIRRVKQSRLTYKTGGIKIRFAGFETHTREKTLVGRTDSEETLREVVGSLLTEFETRGKPVRLVGVRVADLARTTTDAAVLDDWLK is encoded by the coding sequence ATGTCCAGGGAAATGAGAATCGTCTTTCACATTGACCTCGACGCCTTCTACGTCTCGGTCGAGACGAGGGAGAACCCCAAGTTGGGGGGCCTTCCTGTCGTGGTCGGAGCCGACCCGGAGGGAGGGAAAGGGCGAGGCGTTGTCGTCGCCTGCTCCTACGAGGCTAGGAAATTCGGGCTACGCTCGGGGATGCCGATTTCGACTGCCTACAGACTCTGTCCGCAGGCTGTCTACATCAGGCCGAACTGGGAGCTCTACGAGAGGGCCTCGGAAGAAGTCATGGGGACGCTAAGGCAGCTCGCAGACGCGTTCGAGCAGGCCAGCATAGACGAGGCCTTCCTCGACGTCTCAAAGCGGGCTGGCAGCGTCGGCGAAGCAACCGAGCTGGCGGCGGATGTCAAGAGGAAGGTCAAGGAGCTTCACAAGCTTACGTGCTCCATAGGCGTGGCACCTAACAAGTCTTCGGCCAAGATAGCCTCCGACAGGATGAAGCCAGACGGCCTGACAGTCGTCCCATTCGACAACGTCGAGGGCTTCCTTGCCCCACTCCCAGTCGCCGTCGTCCCGGGCATAGGAAGGAAGACGCAGGAGTTCCTCAAGGAGAAGGGCATCGAGACGGTCGGGCAGCTCCAGCAGCTTCCGGGCAAACAACTCGTCTCGTGGTTCGGTAAGAACGGCGTCTGGCTATGGGGTGTCATTCACGGACAGGAGAACACAGAAGTGAAGCAGCAGGAGCTGCCGAAGTCCTTGAGCGTCGAAAGGACCTTCAAGCAGGACGTCGCAGACTTCCGGGTAGTAAGGGGCGAGGCTGATGAGGCTGCGGCCGAGCTGATCAGGAGGGTGAAGCAGTCGCGCCTTACCTACAAGACAGGCGGGATTAAGATCAGGTTCGCAGGTTTCGAGACCCACACAAGAGAGAAGACGCTTGTCGGCCGCACAGACAGCGAGGAGACGCTGCGCGAAGTCGTCGGGTCTCTCCTCACTGAGTTTGAGACGAGGGGCAAACCCGTGAGGCTGGTCGGGGTGCGCGTCGCAGACTTGGCGCGGACCACGACCGACGCGGCTGTCTTGGACGACTGGCTGAAGTGA
- a CDS encoding dienelactone hydrolase family protein, translating to MTLTNFKGWDFFLAKGNKPVGLVVIHEIFGYDPYVEAVAEKLSAGGFTAASIDLFRGKKATTLDEGFKLRGSVTHDVLSDGISKGVDLIRKESGVKKVGSLGFCMGGGFALQAACDLGLDFCVDYYGSIENEEDVSRLNGPVLLILGTEDERVTPWAFQKFLPAAMKYKKRVEVQLYPNARHAFHRPGWEGHNPVAAEDAWEKTLRFLATMA from the coding sequence TTGACGCTGACAAACTTCAAGGGCTGGGACTTCTTCCTGGCCAAGGGGAACAAGCCTGTCGGGCTTGTCGTGATTCACGAGATATTCGGGTACGACCCGTACGTCGAGGCGGTGGCAGAGAAACTCTCCGCTGGGGGCTTCACAGCTGCCTCCATCGACCTCTTCCGGGGAAAGAAGGCGACCACTCTTGACGAGGGCTTCAAGCTGAGGGGCTCAGTCACACACGACGTGCTCTCCGATGGTATCTCCAAAGGAGTAGACCTGATTCGGAAGGAATCGGGGGTGAAGAAGGTCGGCTCGCTCGGTTTCTGCATGGGCGGAGGCTTCGCGCTCCAAGCTGCCTGCGACCTAGGGCTGGACTTCTGTGTCGACTACTACGGTTCCATAGAAAACGAAGAGGACGTCTCTAGGCTGAACGGTCCGGTCCTCCTGATTCTTGGGACCGAGGACGAAAGGGTCACTCCATGGGCCTTCCAGAAGTTCCTGCCTGCGGCGATGAAGTACAAGAAACGCGTCGAGGTCCAGCTCTACCCCAACGCAAGACACGCATTCCACAGGCCGGGCTGGGAAGGGCACAACCCCGTTGCAGCGGAGGACGCGTGGGAAAAGACTCTCAGATTCCTTGCGACGATGGCCTAG
- the solA gene encoding N-methyl-L-tryptophan oxidase: protein MRHFDAVVVGCGAMGSSISYNLAARGMSVLTLEKFNLNHEFGSSHGRTRIIRLAYFEDPRYVSLLRRAFESWRELSAKSGKKLLLMTGGLMIGLEGGTFVSGVLKSAREHSLPHKVLKSREVTEAYPAFRLEEGHSAVYDENAGILFFEECISAYVEAARAAGCQFKFSEPATRWRSAREGVEVETAKDKYAADKLVLSAGAWTGQLLGDMVPLTIERQTPFWFWSGGDQAFSAGRMPIFIMEETQGHYFYGIPEVGHGVKVARNHEGEFVDPELTRRTVTESDEMPVREFVSRRLPKLNNRPISSSTCLYSNTPDWNFVIDVHPRQRDVVVVSACSGHGFKFASVIGEIGADLALDGRTRHDISFLRLERFSK from the coding sequence GTGAGGCACTTCGATGCAGTGGTCGTTGGCTGCGGGGCGATGGGCTCCTCGATAAGCTACAACCTTGCGGCGAGGGGAATGAGCGTCCTGACTCTCGAGAAGTTCAATCTCAATCACGAGTTCGGCTCGTCCCACGGGAGGACGAGGATCATACGGCTCGCATACTTCGAGGACCCAAGGTACGTGTCACTACTGAGGAGGGCGTTCGAGTCGTGGAGGGAGCTAAGCGCGAAGTCCGGGAAGAAGCTGCTTTTGATGACCGGCGGGCTCATGATCGGCCTCGAGGGCGGAACCTTCGTCTCCGGTGTCCTCAAGAGCGCGCGTGAGCACTCGCTCCCACACAAAGTTCTGAAATCGCGAGAGGTTACTGAGGCGTACCCAGCATTCAGGCTGGAGGAAGGCCACTCCGCCGTCTACGACGAGAACGCCGGAATCCTGTTCTTTGAGGAGTGCATTTCGGCCTACGTGGAGGCTGCGCGAGCCGCTGGGTGCCAGTTCAAGTTCTCCGAGCCAGCCACGCGCTGGAGGAGTGCGAGGGAGGGGGTCGAGGTGGAGACTGCCAAGGACAAGTATGCCGCTGATAAGCTCGTCTTGTCAGCTGGCGCGTGGACCGGGCAGCTACTAGGAGACATGGTCCCGTTGACAATTGAAAGGCAGACGCCGTTCTGGTTCTGGTCGGGCGGAGACCAGGCCTTCTCTGCTGGGAGGATGCCGATATTCATCATGGAGGAAACGCAGGGCCATTACTTCTACGGGATTCCCGAGGTCGGGCACGGGGTAAAGGTGGCGAGGAACCACGAGGGGGAGTTCGTCGACCCGGAACTCACGCGGAGGACGGTGACCGAGAGCGATGAGATGCCTGTCAGAGAGTTCGTCTCCAGGAGGCTTCCCAAGTTGAATAACAGGCCGATAAGCTCGTCGACCTGCCTCTACTCGAACACGCCAGATTGGAATTTTGTGATAGACGTCCATCCGCGGCAGAGAGATGTTGTGGTCGTCAGCGCTTGTTCGGGACACGGCTTCAAGTTCGCGAGTGTGATCGGCGAGATTGGGGCAGACTTGGCCCTGGACGGCCGCACCCGCCACGACATCTCGTTCCTTCGGCTCGAAAGGTTCTCGAAATAG
- a CDS encoding DUF996 domain-containing protein yields the protein MPQLSQAKTMGGVGAILMLLGFVPTVGWVLGLAGAVLVLIAIKYISEIVADPSIFRDMIIAIVLACVGLIVGVAVILAAVFQAIGLGIITPGIAGFTPPTGLPTGGLLGLILSAIVGLAVVWVVLIVSAVFVRRSYGLISKKLGVHMFGTAGLLYLLGAALTIVLVGFILILVAEILNIVAFFSIPEQLPQTQQMPPAQPPSQPM from the coding sequence ATGCCTCAGCTGTCGCAGGCAAAGACGATGGGAGGAGTTGGCGCGATTCTGATGCTACTGGGTTTCGTGCCCACTGTGGGATGGGTCCTCGGTCTTGCAGGGGCAGTACTCGTGCTAATAGCGATAAAGTACATCTCTGAAATCGTAGCTGACCCGTCGATATTCAGAGACATGATAATCGCGATTGTGCTCGCGTGTGTCGGACTAATCGTGGGTGTGGCCGTGATTCTGGCTGCGGTGTTCCAAGCAATTGGTTTGGGCATAATCACCCCAGGAATAGCTGGCTTCACGCCTCCCACGGGCCTCCCAACCGGAGGCTTGCTCGGGCTAATCCTCAGCGCGATAGTGGGCCTCGCAGTTGTATGGGTAGTTCTGATTGTGTCTGCCGTCTTCGTCAGGAGGAGCTATGGCTTGATTTCAAAGAAGCTCGGGGTCCACATGTTCGGGACTGCGGGTTTGCTGTATCTCTTGGGCGCGGCCCTGACGATCGTCTTGGTCGGGTTCATACTAATTCTGGTGGCGGAGATTCTGAACATAGTCGCCTTCTTCTCCATCCCGGAGCAACTTCCTCAGACGCAGCAGATGCCACCAGCCCAGCCGCCCTCGCAACCAATGTAA